One region of Chryseobacterium sp. C-71 genomic DNA includes:
- a CDS encoding serine hydrolase, with the protein MKKLTFILVTTLFLFLFSCKNKSENQESVSENTTNLPNYGNVDLGKVFSPEDAILSNKDFIVNYIDQYYKKVWEGSDLSGGILIAKGNDILFENYRGFAREGNQMPIDKNTPLHVASVSKTLTAMAMLKLVEAGKIKLSDHLTQHFPGFPYPKVTVQTLLDQRSGLPKYEYFITKIQPAPAELSKKYITNQDVLNMIIKYKPELARDTDTGFMYCNTNFALLALLIEKVTKTPFPQAMQEMVFTPLKMTKSYIFQEKDIPTAAQSFYYGGNRLYPLDRLDLIYGDKNVYTTPRDLYSFSKAMFSKDFLKPELKEMIFEPYSNEKAGQNNYGLGFRMKIFDNGEKLTYHNGWWHGTNSVFAHLLKSKVTIVAIGNKYSGKVYSALALSGLFEDFPPQKDKLNHIMNDNKDTLKTGTEVFGE; encoded by the coding sequence ATGAAGAAGCTTACTTTTATACTTGTTACAACCCTATTTTTATTCCTTTTTTCCTGTAAAAACAAATCCGAAAACCAAGAATCTGTCTCAGAAAACACCACAAATCTGCCCAATTACGGAAATGTAGATTTAGGAAAAGTATTTTCTCCGGAAGATGCTATTCTTTCAAACAAAGACTTTATTGTTAACTATATCGATCAGTATTATAAGAAAGTTTGGGAAGGAAGTGACCTAAGCGGCGGAATTCTGATTGCAAAAGGAAATGATATTCTCTTTGAAAATTATAGAGGTTTTGCGAGAGAAGGTAATCAAATGCCGATTGATAAAAACACCCCTTTGCACGTGGCGTCAGTTTCTAAAACTTTGACGGCAATGGCAATGCTGAAATTGGTAGAGGCAGGAAAAATAAAATTATCAGATCATTTAACTCAACATTTTCCGGGGTTTCCTTATCCGAAAGTGACGGTTCAGACTTTACTAGACCAAAGAAGCGGACTTCCAAAATACGAATATTTCATTACAAAAATTCAACCGGCTCCGGCGGAACTTTCAAAAAAATATATTACCAATCAGGATGTTCTGAATATGATCATCAAATACAAACCTGAATTGGCAAGAGATACTGATACTGGTTTTATGTATTGCAATACCAACTTTGCACTTCTCGCATTGTTGATTGAAAAAGTAACGAAAACACCTTTTCCACAAGCCATGCAGGAGATGGTTTTCACACCTTTAAAGATGACGAAAAGTTACATTTTTCAGGAAAAAGACATTCCGACTGCAGCACAATCATTTTATTACGGTGGAAACAGATTGTATCCTTTGGATCGTTTAGATCTAATTTATGGGGATAAAAATGTTTACACTACGCCAAGGGATCTGTACAGTTTCTCAAAAGCGATGTTTTCAAAAGATTTTTTAAAGCCAGAATTGAAAGAGATGATTTTCGAACCTTACAGTAATGAGAAGGCGGGACAAAACAATTACGGTTTAGGATTCAGAATGAAAATTTTTGATAATGGTGAAAAATTGACGTATCACAACGGATGGTGGCACGGAACAAACTCGGTTTTTGCTCATCTTTTAAAATCTAAAGTGACCATCGTTGCCATTGGTAATAAATATTCAGGAAAAGTGTATTCTGCATTGGCACTTTCAGGGTTATTCGAAGATTTTCCGCCTCAGAAAGATAAGCTGAATCACATTATGAATGATAATAAGGATACTTTGAAAACCGGAACTGAGGTTTTTGGAGAATAA
- a CDS encoding acyl-CoA thioesterase has translation MAKIKKASESLTVMTNIVLPNDTNQLRNLFGGELLARMDRCASISATRHCERRVVTASVNHVSFDHPIPEGGIVVMESKVSRAFSTSMEIYVDVWLDDPINHKKIQTNKGIYTFVAVDEFNRPIPIPAMEPETELEIERFDAALRRKELSLILSGRMKPSESVELKKLFQDPS, from the coding sequence ATGGCAAAAATAAAAAAAGCGTCAGAATCTCTGACGGTGATGACCAATATCGTACTTCCCAATGATACCAATCAGTTGAGAAATCTTTTCGGCGGCGAATTATTGGCAAGAATGGATCGTTGTGCATCCATCTCAGCAACCAGACATTGCGAAAGAAGAGTAGTAACGGCGTCTGTAAACCACGTTTCATTCGATCATCCAATTCCGGAAGGTGGAATTGTTGTGATGGAATCTAAAGTTTCGCGTGCATTCTCAACATCAATGGAAATTTATGTTGATGTTTGGTTGGATGACCCTATTAATCATAAAAAAATTCAGACCAATAAAGGAATTTACACTTTCGTGGCCGTGGATGAGTTTAATAGACCTATTCCAATCCCGGCAATGGAACCGGAAACTGAACTTGAAATAGAAAGATTTGATGCTGCATTAAGAAGAAAAGAACTTTCTCTGATTCTTTCAGGAAGAATGAAACCTTCTGAATCTGTTGAGCTTAAGAAATTATTTCAAGATCCTTCTTAA
- a CDS encoding 2-hydroxyacid dehydrogenase, translating into MKILLLDKNHPLITEQLLEKNFILEEDFMSSYDEVCQKIENYDGVIIRSRIPLDQNFLEKAKNLKFIARVGAGMENIDIPIAEKLGIQLINSPEGNRDSVAEHVVGMLLILMNRLFIASNEVKNGIWLREENRGDELLGKTVGLIGYGNMGKATAKRLSGFGCEVIFHDILPNLSDKFATQVSLEELKEKAEVLSLHIPLTYSTNYLVDAEFISEMKNDFYFVNTARGKNVETKSLVKALKSGKVKGACLDVLEYEKASFENLETENEDLQYLLNSEKAIVTPHIAGWTHQSKEKLAQIIVDKILASYSN; encoded by the coding sequence ATGAAGATTCTCCTTCTAGACAAAAATCACCCACTCATCACCGAACAACTTTTAGAAAAAAACTTTATTCTGGAAGAAGATTTTATGTCTTCTTATGATGAAGTTTGCCAGAAGATTGAAAATTATGATGGAGTTATTATCAGGAGTAGAATTCCTTTAGACCAAAACTTTTTAGAGAAAGCAAAAAATCTTAAGTTCATCGCAAGAGTAGGAGCGGGAATGGAAAATATTGATATACCCATTGCTGAAAAATTAGGAATTCAACTGATCAATTCTCCCGAAGGAAACAGAGATTCTGTTGCAGAACACGTTGTCGGAATGTTATTGATTTTAATGAACCGACTTTTCATTGCTTCAAACGAAGTGAAAAACGGGATCTGGCTGCGTGAAGAAAACCGTGGTGACGAATTACTCGGAAAAACCGTCGGATTGATTGGTTACGGAAATATGGGAAAAGCAACTGCCAAAAGACTTTCAGGCTTCGGGTGCGAAGTGATTTTCCATGACATCCTTCCCAATCTTTCAGATAAATTTGCGACACAGGTTTCTTTAGAAGAGTTGAAAGAAAAAGCTGAGGTTCTGAGCCTGCATATTCCTTTGACATATTCAACAAATTATTTGGTGGATGCTGAATTTATTTCTGAGATGAAAAATGATTTCTACTTTGTAAATACGGCAAGAGGAAAGAATGTAGAAACGAAAAGTTTAGTTAAAGCTTTAAAATCAGGAAAGGTAAAAGGAGCATGTCTTGATGTTTTAGAATACGAAAAGGCTTCATTCGAAAATCTGGAAACAGAAAATGAAGATTTACAATATCTTTTAAACTCTGAAAAGGCTATTGTGACGCCTCATATTGCTGGTTGGACGCACCAGAGCAAAGAAAAATTGGCGCAGATAATTGTTGATAAAATTTTAGCTTCTTATTCGAATTAA